The following proteins are encoded in a genomic region of Sesamum indicum cultivar Zhongzhi No. 13 linkage group LG8, S_indicum_v1.0, whole genome shotgun sequence:
- the LOC105169531 gene encoding U-box domain-containing protein 26, with amino-acid sequence MPGSLEPLDIGVQIPYHFRCPISLELMSDPVTVCTGQTYDRSSIEAWVATGNTTCPVTRVPLTDFTLIPNHTLRRLIQDWCVANRSFGIERIPTPKQPADPMLVRTLLNQASSGSGPFSFRVSALRRLRGLARDSDKNRSVIAANNAREILLSIVFADVSSEPSELNLESLAILSMFTLSEPECLYVASDADRVRYLVNLLFHSSIDVRVNSAAMIEIVVAGIRSPELRVQISSADGVFEGIVGILNYPLLYSRALKIGIKALFALCLVKQHRQKAVAAGAVEALIDKLAEFEKCDAERALATVELLCRIPSGCAAFASHALTVPLLVKIILKISDRATEYAAGALLSLCSASERAQQEAVAAGVLTQLLLLVQSDCTERAKRKAQMLLKLLRNSWPHDSLANSDDYAGSDVVPF; translated from the coding sequence ATGCCTGGAAGTTTGGAGCCATTGGATATCGGCGTGCAGATCCCATACCATTTCCGGTGCCCGATTTCTTTAGAGCTGATGAGTGACCCCGTCACTGTTTGTACCGGTCAAACGTACGACCGTTCCAGCATAGAAGCGTGGGTAGCCACCGGGAATACGACGTGTCCTGTTACCAGGGTCCCGCTCACGGATTTCACGCTCATTCCAAACCACACTCTTCGACGGCTTATTCAGGATTGGTGCGTCGCTAACCGTTCTTTCGGAATCGAGAGGATACCCACTCCGAAGCAACCGGCTGACCCGATGTTGGTTCGTACTTTGTTGAATCAAGCGTCTTCCGGATCAGGTCCCTTTAGCTTCAGGGTTTCGGCTTTGAGAAGACTGAGAGGACTGGCGCGTGACTCGGATAAGAACCGGTCCGTCATTGCTGCTAATAATGCACGCGAGATATTGCTCTCGATTGTATTCGCGGATGTCAGTTCAGAACCGTCCGAGTTGAATCTCGAGTCCCTCGCGATTTTATCCATGTTTACGCTCTCTGAACCTGAGTGCTTGTACGTTGCATCTGATGCGGACCGAGTGCGGTACTTGGTGAATTTACTGTTTCATTCATCGATCGACGTCCGAGTCAACTCGGCAGCTATGATTGAAATTGTTGTGGCGGGGATACGGTCGCCGGAGCTTCGTGTGCAGATCAGTTCTGCCGATGGAGTGTTCGAGGGTATAGTCGGGATTTTGAATTATCCTTTGCTTTATTCCAGGGCGTTGAAGATCGGAATAAAAGCGTTGTTCGCTTTATGTTTAGTGAAGCAACACCGGCAAAAGGCGGTAGCGGCGGGTGCGGTGGAGGCCTTGATTGACAAGCTGGCGGAGTTCGAAAAGTGCGACGCGGAGAGAGCACTGGCAACGGTGGAGCTCCTCTGTCGGATTCCATCCGGTTGCGCAGCATTTGCATCGCACGCGCTGACAGTTCCCTTGCTGGTGAAGATTATATTGAAGATCTCGGATCGGGCGACGGAGTACGCGGCCGGGGCACTGCTCTCACTGTGCTCGGCTTCAGAGCGAGCTCAACAGGAGGCGGTGGCGGCCGGCGTGTTGACTCAGTTGCTGCTGCTGGTTCAGAGCGATTGCACGGAAAGAGCGAAACGTAAAGCGCAAATGCTGCTGAAATTGCTGCGGAACTCGTGGCCCCATGATTCTTTAGCCAATTCGGATGATTACGCCGGAAGCGACGTCGTTCCGTTCTAg